One Saimiri boliviensis isolate mSaiBol1 chromosome 5, mSaiBol1.pri, whole genome shotgun sequence genomic window carries:
- the CTLA4 gene encoding cytotoxic T-lymphocyte protein 4, with amino-acid sequence MACLGFQRHKAQLDLATRTWPCMLLFSLLFIPVFSNAMHVAQPAVVLASSRGIASFVCEYASPGKATEIRVTVLRQTDSQVTEVCAGTYIMGNELTFLDDSICMGTFSGNKVNLTIQGLRAMDMGLYICKVELMYPPPYYMSIGNGTQIYVIDPEPCPDSDFLLWILAAVSSGLFFYSFLLTAVSLSKMLKKRSPLTTGVYVKMPPTEPECEKQFQPYFIPIN; translated from the exons ATGGCTTGCCTTGGATTTCAGAGGCACAAGGCTCAGCTGGACCTGGCTACCAGGACCTGGCCCTGCATGctcctgttttctcttctcttcatcCCTGTCTTCTCCAACG CAATGCACGTGGCCCAGCCTGCTGTGGTGCTAGCCAGCAGCCGAGGCATCGCCAGCTTTGTGTGTGAGTATGCGTCTCCAGGCAAAGCCACTGAGATCCGGGTGACAGTGCTTCGGCAGACCGACAGCCAGGTGACTGAAGTCTGTGCAGGAACATACATAATGGGGAATGAGTTGACCTTCCTAGATGATTCTATCTGCATGGGCACCTTCAGTGGAAATAAAGTGAACCTCACCATCCAAGGACTGAGGGCCATGGACATGGGGCTCTACATCTGCAAGGTGGAGCTCATGTACCCGCCGCCATACTACATGAGCATAGGCAACGGAACCCAGATTTACGTAATTG ATCCAGAACCGTGCCCAGATTCTGACTTCCTCCTCTGGATCCTTGCAGCAGTTAGTTCGGGGTTGTTTTTTTATAGCTTTCTCCTCACAGCTGTTTCTTTGAGCAAAATG CTAAAGAAAAGAAGCCCTCTTACAACAGGGGTCTATGTGAAAATGCCCCCAACAGAGCCAGAATGTGAAAAGCAATTTCAGCCTTATTTTATTCCCATCAATTGA